Proteins co-encoded in one Salvelinus sp. IW2-2015 linkage group LG17, ASM291031v2, whole genome shotgun sequence genomic window:
- the agap2 gene encoding arf-GAP with GTPase, ANK repeat and PH domain-containing protein 1 isoform X2, with amino-acid sequence MVCLPKPDHMSRADTLHQRTTYLISLTLVKVEAVEEHGGEQARSITQGREAGDGVGVETRLPFSPEDNQADVAVLEGGKGSELKKEERKSPSFPSRDNEPFVGDVPPKKSDELPDGDNIIISSTVDNVKTETLTGGEDAAGEKEDNQTTTVTSKVLTCSTATQQTSTSVEVAVDPNRTPTGSSIPVRTGDQHPGSVLKAHSPLASPVTSRREAKRSPSASQSLGSRDXRIPTRSPGLCRASWAESGEGRARSQGQGCRDEAGDGAGNQEQVXDEAGDKAGTQEGRGGAVAKRDNPRMERLKNSSASLPAPVTLVPKPPRRGYSCTLDDTDPNSQAEDLCVGRENSQIQPGPHNQQGQKGSARDRKMLKFISGIFTKSSSPVSVSATTSSNTATPPPVCNIQRESSEEDASCANSQEWTLSRSIPELRVGLLGSLQSGRSALVNRYITGSYLPLEKIEGGRYKKEVLVDGQNHLLLIREEAALPDAQFSSWVDAVVLVFSLENEASFQEVYKLYSQLNTLRSTAEIPLVVVGTQDKISSTNPRVIEDVRARQLCVDVRHCVFYETCATYGLNVDRVFQEAAQKIVTQKKQSALLASCKSLPNSPSHSGGSTPGSTSFPGQASNGGLSSNYPSSLPSTPVISHRELRGGAGTGVGAGGEGGGSVTSSGSLRNVPQRRTSLFKNRRGSGSEKNVDPKGDLGSGRAITIKQSILWKRSGSSLNKEWKKKYVTLSSNGTLGYHSSFNRFQDYMQNAHAKEIDLLRVTVKVPGKRPPRAVPPCGPSPSPGLNDVVKVTGATESDSAPLLPPSLVPVEEQAGALAPPAESGVKCCPSSLSSKSHSAAIEGVTSLPFGKDGQSSPMIDRKKKTRKKSMNQKGDTAIGQAEDEENVDFIIVSSTGQTWHFEAQTLEERDSWVAAIESQILASLQSCESLRNKARRSSQSEAVAIQAIRNAKGNSLCVDCEAPNPTWASLNLGALICIECSGIHRNLGTHLSRVRSLDLDDWPRELTQVLTAIGNHLANSIWESHTQGRHKPTPNATREERESWIRAKYEQRVFVAPLPAPSSTGPGDTAMSVCLLSAVTERDLPRLLLLLAHSNKDQINTALSTGGAPSQTQPHTALHAACQLGDVVMTQLLVWYGSDVKARDPQGQTALTMARKTGSKECADILLQHGCPNEVSPVSPTGPTLGLSRRSSTASLSSLGRTNSRRRVS; translated from the exons ATGGTGTGTCTACCAAAGCCTGATCACATGAGCCGAGCCGACACGCTGCACCAGCGCACCACCTACCTCATCTCCCTCACCCTGGTCAAGGTAGAGGCTGTGGAAGAACATGGAGGGGAGCAGGCCAGGTCAATCACCCAGGGGAGGGAGGCTGGGGATGGGGTTGGGGTGGAGACGAGACTTCCCTTCTCCCCAGAGGACAACCAAGCAGATGTTGCTGTCCTGGAGGGTGGAAAAGGTAGTGAACtcaagaaggaggagaggaaatcaCCCAGTTTCCCCTCAAGAGACAATGAACCTTTTGTGGGCGATGTTCCTCCTAAAAAAAGTGACGAGTTACCAGACGGAGACAACATTATTATCTCCTCCACTGTTGACAATGTCAAGACTGAAACGTTAACGGGTGGAGAGGATGCAGCAGGGGAGAAAGAGGACAACCAGACGACAACAGTCACCTCAAAAGTGCTAACGTGCAGCACAGCTACACAGCAGACCTCAACATCTGTGGAGGTAGCAGTCGACCCCAACCGCACCCCGACCGGGAGCAGTATCCCTGTACGCACGGGAGATCAGCATCCAGGGTCCGTGCTGAAAGCCCACAGCCCATTGGCCAGCCCTGTGACCAGCCGCCGGGAGGCCAAGCGAAGCCCCTCGGCATCCCAGAGCCTGGGTAGCAGAGACGYCAGAATCCCAACCCGGTCCCCTGGTCTTTGTCGGGCCTCCTGGGCTGAGAGTGGTGAGGGTCGGGCCAGATCTCAGGGTCAGGGATGTAGGGATGAAGCTGGAGATGGAGCAGGGAATCAAGAACAAGTGAKTGATGAAGCTGGGGACAAAGCTGGTAcacaggagggaagaggaggagcggTTGCAAAACGAGACAATCCCAGGatggagagactgaagaacagttCCGCTTCTCTACCTGCWCCGGTCACCCTAGTCCCCAAGCCCCCACGCAGGGGCTACAGCTGTACCTTGGATGACACTGACCCTAACAGCCAGGCAGAGGACCTCTGTGTGGGCAGAGAGAACAGCCAGATACAGCCTGGTCCCCACAACCAGCAGGGACAAAAGGGCTCTGCTCGAGATCGTAAGATGCTCAAGTTCATCAGTGGGATCTTCACCAAAAGCAGCagccctgtctctgtctcagccACAACTTCCTCtaatacagcaacacctccccctgTCTGCAATATACAGAGAGAGTCCAGTGAGGAGGACG CTAGTTGTGCAAATAGTCAAGAGTGGACCCTGAGTCGATCCATCCCAGAGCTCCGTGTG GGGCTGCTGGGAAGTCTTCAGAGTGGCAGGTCAGCATTGGTAAATAGATACATAACAGGCAGCTATCTTCCTCTAGAGAAGATTGAAG GGGGGAGGTATAAGAAGGAGGTGTTGGTAGATGGACAGAACCATCTACTACTCATCAGGGAGGAGGCTGCGCTTCCTGATGCAcag TTCAGCAGCTGGGTGGATGCAGTGGTCCTTGTATTCAGTCTGGAGAATGAGGCCAGCTTCCAGGAGGTGTACAAACTTTATAGCCAGCTCAACACACTCCGCAGCACTGCCGAAATCCCACTGGTTGTGGTTGGCACACAAG ACAAAATCAGCAGTACCAACCCGCGTGTGATTGAGGACGTACGTGCCCGGCAGCTATGCGTTGATGTGAGGCACTGTGTGTTCTATGAGACTTGCGCCACCTATGGGCTCAACGTGGACCGGGTTTTTCAGGAGG CTGCCCAGAAGATAGTCACACAGAAAAAGCAGTCTGCCCTACTGGCCTCCTGTAAGTCTCTTCCCAACTCCCCCAGTCACTCTGGGGGCTCCACACCTGGGTCAACATCCTTCCCTGGACAG gcTAGTAATGGAGGACTGAGTAGTAACTACCCCTCCTCCCTACCCTCTACCCCTGTGATCAGCCATAGAGAGCTGCGGGGTGGGGCGGGGACGGGGGTTGGGGCGGGGGGAGAGGGGGGCGGCAGTGTCACCTCCTCGGGTTCCCTGAGAAACGTCCCTCAACGACGGACCTCCCTGTTCAAG AACCGTCGAGGCAGTGGCAGTGAAAAGAATGTTGACCCTAAAGGTGACTTGGGCAGTGGCCGGGCTATCACTATCAAGCAG AGTATCCTATGGAAGCGGAGTGGGAGCTCGCTGAACAAAGAGTGGAAGAAGAAATATGTCACTCTGTCCAGCAACGGCACACTGGGCTATCACTCCAGCTTCAAT CGGTTTCAGGACTACATGCAGAATGCCCACGCTAAAGAGATCGACCTATTGCGTGTCACAGTGAAGGTTCCAGGGAAACGCCCACCCAGGGCTGTCCCCCCTTGTGGACCCTCCCCCTCCCCTGGACTCAACGACGTAGTCAAAGTCACTGGGGCCACGGAGAGCGACAGTGCCCCACTGTTGCCACCCAGCCTTGTGCCTGTAGAAGAACAGGCTGGGGCATTGGCTCCTCCAGCAGAGAGTGGGGTAAAATGCTGTCCATCGTCACTGTCCAGCAAGTCACACAGTGCTG CTATTGAAGGAGTAACCAGTCTCCCTTTTGGAAAAGACGGTCAATCCTCTCCAATGATTGACAGAAAGAAGAAAACAAGGAAGAAGAGTATGAACCAGAAAGGAGACACAGCCATTGGACAGGCTGAAG ATGAGGAGAATGTTGACTTCATCATCGTGTCCAGCACGGGGCAGACATGGCACTTTGAGGCCCAGACTCTAGAGGAAAGAGATTCCTGGGTGGCGGCCATTGAGAGCCAGATCCTCGCCAGCCTGCAGTCCTGTGAGAGCCTTAGGAACAAG GCACGGAGGAGCAGCCAGAGTGAGGCAGTAGCAATACAGGCCATCCGCAATGCCAAGGGCAACAGCCTCTGTGTGGACTGCGAAGCACCAA ACCCCACATGGGCCAGTCTCAACCTGGGTGCGTTGATCTGCATTGAGTGTTCAGGGATCCACCGTAACCTTGGGACACACCTATCGAGGGTCCGCTCTCTGGACTTGGATGACTGGCCTCGGGAGCTCACCCAGGTCCTGACCGCCATCGGCAACCACCTGGCCAATAGCATCTGGGAGAGCCACACCCAGGGCAGACACAAACCCACCCCGAACGCCACACG ggaggagagagaatcaTGGATCCGTGCCAAATACGAGCAACGGGTGTTTGTGGCACCCCTGCCTGCTCCAAGCTCCACAGGCCCAGGGGACACtgctatgtctgtgtgtctgctgtcaGCGGTGACAGAAAGGGACTTGCCCAGGCTCCTACTACTCCTGGCCCACAGCAACAAGGACCAGATCAACACTGCCCTGTCCACTGGAGGAGCACCCTCACAGACACAGCCTCACACTGCCCTGCACGCTGCCTGTCAGCTGGGGGATGTGGTCATGACACAGCTGCTAGTCTGG TATGGAAGTGATGTGAAGGCCAGGGATCCCCAGGGCCAGACAGCCCTGACCATGGCCAGAAAGACTGGGAGCAAAGAGTGTGCTGACATCCTGCTGCAACATGGCTGTCCTAACGAGGTCTCACCCGTCTCCCCCACTGGACCCACGCTTGGTCTCTCCCGTAGATCTAGCACTGCCAGCCTCAGCAGCCTGGGTCGTACCAATTCCAGGAGAAGGGTTTCGTAG
- the agap2 gene encoding arf-GAP with GTPase, ANK repeat and PH domain-containing protein 1 isoform X4 yields the protein MNSSNKLAQSSAIRAEVKRHESIQNTINKLFKQFERVGDQQLRSGLKVYLHSIQASCANSQEWTLSRSIPELRVGLLGSLQSGRSALVNRYITGSYLPLEKIEGGRYKKEVLVDGQNHLLLIREEAALPDAQFSSWVDAVVLVFSLENEASFQEVYKLYSQLNTLRSTAEIPLVVVGTQDKISSTNPRVIEDVRARQLCVDVRHCVFYETCATYGLNVDRVFQEAAQKIVTQKKQSALLASCKSLPNSPSHSGGSTPGSTSFPGQASNGGLSSNYPSSLPSTPVISHRELRGGAGTGVGAGGEGGGSVTSSGSLRNVPQRRTSLFKNRRGSGSEKNVDPKGDLGSGRAITIKQSILWKRSGSSLNKEWKKKYVTLSSNGTLGYHSSFNRFQDYMQNAHAKEIDLLRVTVKVPGKRPPRAVPPCGPSPSPGLNDVVKVTGATESDSAPLLPPSLVPVEEQAGALAPPAESGVKCCPSSLSSKSHSAEAIEGVTSLPFGKDGQSSPMIDRKKKTRKKSMNQKGDTAIGQAEDEENVDFIIVSSTGQTWHFEAQTLEERDSWVAAIESQILASLQSCESLRNKARRSSQSEAVAIQAIRNAKGNSLCVDCEAPNPTWASLNLGALICIECSGIHRNLGTHLSRVRSLDLDDWPRELTQVLTAIGNHLANSIWESHTQGRHKPTPNATREERESWIRAKYEQRVFVAPLPAPSSTGPGDTAMSVCLLSAVTERDLPRLLLLLAHSNKDQINTALSTGGAPSQTQPHTALHAACQLGDVVMTQLLVWYGSDVKARDPQGQTALTMARKTGSKECADILLQHGCPNEVSPVSPTGPTLGLSRRSSTASLSSLGRTNSRRRVS from the exons ATGAATAGCAGCAACAAATTGGCTCAGTCAAGTGCCATAAGAGCAGAGGTGAAACGGCATGAATCCATCCAGAACACAATCAACAAACTGTTCAAGCAGTTTGAGAGGGTTGGTGATCAGCAGCTCCGTTCTGGCCTGAAGGTTTACCTCCATAGTATTCAGG CTAGTTGTGCAAATAGTCAAGAGTGGACCCTGAGTCGATCCATCCCAGAGCTCCGTGTG GGGCTGCTGGGAAGTCTTCAGAGTGGCAGGTCAGCATTGGTAAATAGATACATAACAGGCAGCTATCTTCCTCTAGAGAAGATTGAAG GGGGGAGGTATAAGAAGGAGGTGTTGGTAGATGGACAGAACCATCTACTACTCATCAGGGAGGAGGCTGCGCTTCCTGATGCAcag TTCAGCAGCTGGGTGGATGCAGTGGTCCTTGTATTCAGTCTGGAGAATGAGGCCAGCTTCCAGGAGGTGTACAAACTTTATAGCCAGCTCAACACACTCCGCAGCACTGCCGAAATCCCACTGGTTGTGGTTGGCACACAAG ACAAAATCAGCAGTACCAACCCGCGTGTGATTGAGGACGTACGTGCCCGGCAGCTATGCGTTGATGTGAGGCACTGTGTGTTCTATGAGACTTGCGCCACCTATGGGCTCAACGTGGACCGGGTTTTTCAGGAGG CTGCCCAGAAGATAGTCACACAGAAAAAGCAGTCTGCCCTACTGGCCTCCTGTAAGTCTCTTCCCAACTCCCCCAGTCACTCTGGGGGCTCCACACCTGGGTCAACATCCTTCCCTGGACAG gcTAGTAATGGAGGACTGAGTAGTAACTACCCCTCCTCCCTACCCTCTACCCCTGTGATCAGCCATAGAGAGCTGCGGGGTGGGGCGGGGACGGGGGTTGGGGCGGGGGGAGAGGGGGGCGGCAGTGTCACCTCCTCGGGTTCCCTGAGAAACGTCCCTCAACGACGGACCTCCCTGTTCAAG AACCGTCGAGGCAGTGGCAGTGAAAAGAATGTTGACCCTAAAGGTGACTTGGGCAGTGGCCGGGCTATCACTATCAAGCAG AGTATCCTATGGAAGCGGAGTGGGAGCTCGCTGAACAAAGAGTGGAAGAAGAAATATGTCACTCTGTCCAGCAACGGCACACTGGGCTATCACTCCAGCTTCAAT CGGTTTCAGGACTACATGCAGAATGCCCACGCTAAAGAGATCGACCTATTGCGTGTCACAGTGAAGGTTCCAGGGAAACGCCCACCCAGGGCTGTCCCCCCTTGTGGACCCTCCCCCTCCCCTGGACTCAACGACGTAGTCAAAGTCACTGGGGCCACGGAGAGCGACAGTGCCCCACTGTTGCCACCCAGCCTTGTGCCTGTAGAAGAACAGGCTGGGGCATTGGCTCCTCCAGCAGAGAGTGGGGTAAAATGCTGTCCATCGTCACTGTCCAGCAAGTCACACAGTGCTG AAGCTATTGAAGGAGTAACCAGTCTCCCTTTTGGAAAAGACGGTCAATCCTCTCCAATGATTGACAGAAAGAAGAAAACAAGGAAGAAGAGTATGAACCAGAAAGGAGACACAGCCATTGGACAGGCTGAAG ATGAGGAGAATGTTGACTTCATCATCGTGTCCAGCACGGGGCAGACATGGCACTTTGAGGCCCAGACTCTAGAGGAAAGAGATTCCTGGGTGGCGGCCATTGAGAGCCAGATCCTCGCCAGCCTGCAGTCCTGTGAGAGCCTTAGGAACAAG GCACGGAGGAGCAGCCAGAGTGAGGCAGTAGCAATACAGGCCATCCGCAATGCCAAGGGCAACAGCCTCTGTGTGGACTGCGAAGCACCAA ACCCCACATGGGCCAGTCTCAACCTGGGTGCGTTGATCTGCATTGAGTGTTCAGGGATCCACCGTAACCTTGGGACACACCTATCGAGGGTCCGCTCTCTGGACTTGGATGACTGGCCTCGGGAGCTCACCCAGGTCCTGACCGCCATCGGCAACCACCTGGCCAATAGCATCTGGGAGAGCCACACCCAGGGCAGACACAAACCCACCCCGAACGCCACACG ggaggagagagaatcaTGGATCCGTGCCAAATACGAGCAACGGGTGTTTGTGGCACCCCTGCCTGCTCCAAGCTCCACAGGCCCAGGGGACACtgctatgtctgtgtgtctgctgtcaGCGGTGACAGAAAGGGACTTGCCCAGGCTCCTACTACTCCTGGCCCACAGCAACAAGGACCAGATCAACACTGCCCTGTCCACTGGAGGAGCACCCTCACAGACACAGCCTCACACTGCCCTGCACGCTGCCTGTCAGCTGGGGGATGTGGTCATGACACAGCTGCTAGTCTGG TATGGAAGTGATGTGAAGGCCAGGGATCCCCAGGGCCAGACAGCCCTGACCATGGCCAGAAAGACTGGGAGCAAAGAGTGTGCTGACATCCTGCTGCAACATGGCTGTCCTAACGAGGTCTCACCCGTCTCCCCCACTGGACCCACGCTTGGTCTCTCCCGTAGATCTAGCACTGCCAGCCTCAGCAGCCTGGGTCGTACCAATTCCAGGAGAAGGGTTTCGTAG
- the agap2 gene encoding arf-GAP with GTPase, ANK repeat and PH domain-containing protein 1 isoform X3, which produces MVCLPKPDHMSRADTLHQRTTYLISLTLVKVEAVEEHGGEQARSITQGREAGDGVGVETRLPFSPEDNQADVAVLEGGKGSELKKEERKSPSFPSRDNEPFVGDVPPKKSDELPDGDNIIISSTVDNVKTETLTGGEDAAGEKEDNQTTTVTSKVLTCSTATQQTSTSVEVAVDPNRTPTGSSIPVRTGDQHPGSVLKAHSPLASPVTSRREAKRSPSASQSLGSRDXRIPTRSPGLCRASWAESGEGRARSQGQGCRDEAGDGAGNQEQVXDEAGDKAGTQEGRGGAVAKRDNPRMERLKNSSASLPAPVTLVPKPPRRGYSCTLDDTDPNSQAEDLCVGRENSQIQPGPHNQQGQKGSARDRKMLKFISGIFTKSSSPVSVSATTSSNTATPPPVCNIQRESSEEDASCANSQEWTLSRSIPELRVGLLGSLQSGRSALVNRYITGSYLPLEKIEGGRYKKEVLVDGQNHLLLIREEAALPDAQFSSWVDAVVLVFSLENEASFQEVYKLYSQLNTLRSTAEIPLVVVGTQDKISSTNPRVIEDVRARQLCVDVRHCVFYETCATYGLNVDRVFQEAAQKIVTQKKQSALLASCKSLPNSPSHSGGSTPGSTSFPGQNRRGSGSEKNVDPKGDLGSGRAITIKQSILWKRSGSSLNKEWKKKYVTLSSNGTLGYHSSFNRFQDYMQNAHAKEIDLLRVTVKVPGKRPPRAVPPCGPSPSPGLNDVVKVTGATESDSAPLLPPSLVPVEEQAGALAPPAESGVKCCPSSLSSKSHSAEAIEGVTSLPFGKDGQSSPMIDRKKKTRKKSMNQKGDTAIGQAEDEENVDFIIVSSTGQTWHFEAQTLEERDSWVAAIESQILASLQSCESLRNKARRSSQSEAVAIQAIRNAKGNSLCVDCEAPNPTWASLNLGALICIECSGIHRNLGTHLSRVRSLDLDDWPRELTQVLTAIGNHLANSIWESHTQGRHKPTPNATREERESWIRAKYEQRVFVAPLPAPSSTGPGDTAMSVCLLSAVTERDLPRLLLLLAHSNKDQINTALSTGGAPSQTQPHTALHAACQLGDVVMTQLLVWYGSDVKARDPQGQTALTMARKTGSKECADILLQHGCPNEVSPVSPTGPTLGLSRRSSTASLSSLGRTNSRRRVS; this is translated from the exons ATGGTGTGTCTACCAAAGCCTGATCACATGAGCCGAGCCGACACGCTGCACCAGCGCACCACCTACCTCATCTCCCTCACCCTGGTCAAGGTAGAGGCTGTGGAAGAACATGGAGGGGAGCAGGCCAGGTCAATCACCCAGGGGAGGGAGGCTGGGGATGGGGTTGGGGTGGAGACGAGACTTCCCTTCTCCCCAGAGGACAACCAAGCAGATGTTGCTGTCCTGGAGGGTGGAAAAGGTAGTGAACtcaagaaggaggagaggaaatcaCCCAGTTTCCCCTCAAGAGACAATGAACCTTTTGTGGGCGATGTTCCTCCTAAAAAAAGTGACGAGTTACCAGACGGAGACAACATTATTATCTCCTCCACTGTTGACAATGTCAAGACTGAAACGTTAACGGGTGGAGAGGATGCAGCAGGGGAGAAAGAGGACAACCAGACGACAACAGTCACCTCAAAAGTGCTAACGTGCAGCACAGCTACACAGCAGACCTCAACATCTGTGGAGGTAGCAGTCGACCCCAACCGCACCCCGACCGGGAGCAGTATCCCTGTACGCACGGGAGATCAGCATCCAGGGTCCGTGCTGAAAGCCCACAGCCCATTGGCCAGCCCTGTGACCAGCCGCCGGGAGGCCAAGCGAAGCCCCTCGGCATCCCAGAGCCTGGGTAGCAGAGACGYCAGAATCCCAACCCGGTCCCCTGGTCTTTGTCGGGCCTCCTGGGCTGAGAGTGGTGAGGGTCGGGCCAGATCTCAGGGTCAGGGATGTAGGGATGAAGCTGGAGATGGAGCAGGGAATCAAGAACAAGTGAKTGATGAAGCTGGGGACAAAGCTGGTAcacaggagggaagaggaggagcggTTGCAAAACGAGACAATCCCAGGatggagagactgaagaacagttCCGCTTCTCTACCTGCWCCGGTCACCCTAGTCCCCAAGCCCCCACGCAGGGGCTACAGCTGTACCTTGGATGACACTGACCCTAACAGCCAGGCAGAGGACCTCTGTGTGGGCAGAGAGAACAGCCAGATACAGCCTGGTCCCCACAACCAGCAGGGACAAAAGGGCTCTGCTCGAGATCGTAAGATGCTCAAGTTCATCAGTGGGATCTTCACCAAAAGCAGCagccctgtctctgtctcagccACAACTTCCTCtaatacagcaacacctccccctgTCTGCAATATACAGAGAGAGTCCAGTGAGGAGGACG CTAGTTGTGCAAATAGTCAAGAGTGGACCCTGAGTCGATCCATCCCAGAGCTCCGTGTG GGGCTGCTGGGAAGTCTTCAGAGTGGCAGGTCAGCATTGGTAAATAGATACATAACAGGCAGCTATCTTCCTCTAGAGAAGATTGAAG GGGGGAGGTATAAGAAGGAGGTGTTGGTAGATGGACAGAACCATCTACTACTCATCAGGGAGGAGGCTGCGCTTCCTGATGCAcag TTCAGCAGCTGGGTGGATGCAGTGGTCCTTGTATTCAGTCTGGAGAATGAGGCCAGCTTCCAGGAGGTGTACAAACTTTATAGCCAGCTCAACACACTCCGCAGCACTGCCGAAATCCCACTGGTTGTGGTTGGCACACAAG ACAAAATCAGCAGTACCAACCCGCGTGTGATTGAGGACGTACGTGCCCGGCAGCTATGCGTTGATGTGAGGCACTGTGTGTTCTATGAGACTTGCGCCACCTATGGGCTCAACGTGGACCGGGTTTTTCAGGAGG CTGCCCAGAAGATAGTCACACAGAAAAAGCAGTCTGCCCTACTGGCCTCCTGTAAGTCTCTTCCCAACTCCCCCAGTCACTCTGGGGGCTCCACACCTGGGTCAACATCCTTCCCTGGACAG AACCGTCGAGGCAGTGGCAGTGAAAAGAATGTTGACCCTAAAGGTGACTTGGGCAGTGGCCGGGCTATCACTATCAAGCAG AGTATCCTATGGAAGCGGAGTGGGAGCTCGCTGAACAAAGAGTGGAAGAAGAAATATGTCACTCTGTCCAGCAACGGCACACTGGGCTATCACTCCAGCTTCAAT CGGTTTCAGGACTACATGCAGAATGCCCACGCTAAAGAGATCGACCTATTGCGTGTCACAGTGAAGGTTCCAGGGAAACGCCCACCCAGGGCTGTCCCCCCTTGTGGACCCTCCCCCTCCCCTGGACTCAACGACGTAGTCAAAGTCACTGGGGCCACGGAGAGCGACAGTGCCCCACTGTTGCCACCCAGCCTTGTGCCTGTAGAAGAACAGGCTGGGGCATTGGCTCCTCCAGCAGAGAGTGGGGTAAAATGCTGTCCATCGTCACTGTCCAGCAAGTCACACAGTGCTG AAGCTATTGAAGGAGTAACCAGTCTCCCTTTTGGAAAAGACGGTCAATCCTCTCCAATGATTGACAGAAAGAAGAAAACAAGGAAGAAGAGTATGAACCAGAAAGGAGACACAGCCATTGGACAGGCTGAAG ATGAGGAGAATGTTGACTTCATCATCGTGTCCAGCACGGGGCAGACATGGCACTTTGAGGCCCAGACTCTAGAGGAAAGAGATTCCTGGGTGGCGGCCATTGAGAGCCAGATCCTCGCCAGCCTGCAGTCCTGTGAGAGCCTTAGGAACAAG GCACGGAGGAGCAGCCAGAGTGAGGCAGTAGCAATACAGGCCATCCGCAATGCCAAGGGCAACAGCCTCTGTGTGGACTGCGAAGCACCAA ACCCCACATGGGCCAGTCTCAACCTGGGTGCGTTGATCTGCATTGAGTGTTCAGGGATCCACCGTAACCTTGGGACACACCTATCGAGGGTCCGCTCTCTGGACTTGGATGACTGGCCTCGGGAGCTCACCCAGGTCCTGACCGCCATCGGCAACCACCTGGCCAATAGCATCTGGGAGAGCCACACCCAGGGCAGACACAAACCCACCCCGAACGCCACACG ggaggagagagaatcaTGGATCCGTGCCAAATACGAGCAACGGGTGTTTGTGGCACCCCTGCCTGCTCCAAGCTCCACAGGCCCAGGGGACACtgctatgtctgtgtgtctgctgtcaGCGGTGACAGAAAGGGACTTGCCCAGGCTCCTACTACTCCTGGCCCACAGCAACAAGGACCAGATCAACACTGCCCTGTCCACTGGAGGAGCACCCTCACAGACACAGCCTCACACTGCCCTGCACGCTGCCTGTCAGCTGGGGGATGTGGTCATGACACAGCTGCTAGTCTGG TATGGAAGTGATGTGAAGGCCAGGGATCCCCAGGGCCAGACAGCCCTGACCATGGCCAGAAAGACTGGGAGCAAAGAGTGTGCTGACATCCTGCTGCAACATGGCTGTCCTAACGAGGTCTCACCCGTCTCCCCCACTGGACCCACGCTTGGTCTCTCCCGTAGATCTAGCACTGCCAGCCTCAGCAGCCTGGGTCGTACCAATTCCAGGAGAAGGGTTTCGTAG